The genomic window CTTATTTCCTATGCCCCAGCCACAGAGGGAAGAGaacactaaaaaagaaaagcccaaaaggGATATAAATAGGGAACATAAGCCTGAACACTTCTGCTCCTCACTAATTGCTTGTGGCTTCCAAGATCTGGGGcagaagtttggtttttaaaatgaatatttagcTTGATGTTAATAAATAATGCAAACACCTGCGTGGGCAGCAATTGCTCCCAACGTGCTCCGCTGTGGTGCAGGGTGGTAAGCAGAGGGTTTGCCGTGCAAAACCACCTTTGATTTCCCCTCATCAGCAACTGGCTCCCCAGCTTCCCTTtgaaaataagggggggggaggggggggggggggaggagagtcCTGCTCTATCATAAGGGCTGGGAAATTGTATTCCTTCCTCCCAAGAGCAGCCAGAGCTTTTCCCTAGAGAGCAAAAAAGAGGGGATACCCCATGGATGCAAATGCCAGCTGAAACACAAAGCGCTGCAAAATTGCCTCCGCATTGGGCTGCTCGTCCCTGTTTGGGGTCAGGGACATGCTGGAGGGACGGAGAGTTGGGGACAGCTGGGGGAGCTCCTTGCATAGGTCTGGGAGCTGGCCGGGCTTCGGGCCAGCTGCCCTCCCTCtccatcccttccctcccctcagaGATCATTTTCATGGGGCTTTAGAGGGTCCAATCCAACCTCCCCCTCCCTTCAGACTGGGGTGGGGGCTACAAATTCATCATCCCAAACTTTGCAACCTCCAAAAGTTGACTGATTTGCTCCAGGGCCAgtcaaggaggaggagggaggcgtgccggggaggaagaagaagcagttgtgtgctgctggggggctcaGTGCCACCCAGAGCAGGCGGGGAAGGGTGCGTGTGCCCATCATCGGGGCATCCGGGCTgctgcacagggagatgctgggggACCGCACACTCCGGCTGCAGCATGGGAACCGCATCGAGGCCCTTTGCGTGCTGGGCACCCACATCTCTGCTGATGTCTATGGGTGAGTGGGACGCTCTAACACTTCCTTTCCTCCATCTCTGCACCTCCACCTTTCTTCTCACCTTTACCCCCTGTTTATCCTTCTGCAAATCCCCCCTTcccatttttccttctgctgccccAAAACCCACAGCCATGGCATTGTGATTTAATGCAATTTGGGGGCAAAATCCTCCCTGGGCTTTGCCAATATGCACAAGTCCTAGGAAAGCTTGGAGCATCTGCCGTTGCATGATATGGTATTTACCCCGGGCCTGCGATGGTGATGGGTTTGATACATTTGCGGTCAACAGATCCAGTGTCATGTCAGAAAGCTGCTGGAGAGTGGAGGGATGAGCAGGATCCACAGGGATGGactgcaaaggaggggatgcagctgggagaggggagaaaaacaagaTCTAGTGACCAAGCAGTGTCCTGGGAAAGCATGCAAGTCCCCATACCACCAACCCTGCTGCCCTAAAACAAACTGAACGCTGTACTTCAAGATAATTATTCCCCCAaaggaaaaagtttaaaagcttaTTTCATGGTTAATTCTGGtctttgctgcttttgcaaatcTCACCCTCGATATTCAAGCCAAGCAATGCAGTTACAACTCATCTGTCATCTCTCCAGGTCAAATCTCCTCCCAGCGGGATTCCCAAAACCCAGAAACAAGGAAACCGAACCAGTTTTTCCATGcataattaaatgtaatttaataagTTAAGGAACACCTGGGCAGCAGCAAACAAGTGCTCAgatttcctctccccccccaccagTGCAGGTTTGGTGGGGCCATGGGCATCCAGAAACCCAACAAATGATGCTGTAACGGTGATACAGCATGAGCTCTCGGGTGTCAGGAGCACTCACACTCAAAGGGAGCCTGCCCCTCAGGAGCTGCAAGCAGCCCAAACATAATAACCCTGAAAAGACAGGGAAATTAGGGAAAAGGAGCCAGGAGAGTGGAAGGGGATGCGCAAAGCAGCTGGGGAAAAGCAAGGGCACATCAGACTGGGAGCGGTGCAACACCAGCTGCTTTGGGGTTGGATAAAATCACCCCGAAAATTAGTTTCCCATGGTAAAGTCTCTCAGCTGGGTTGCCAGGCCATTACAATGAGCTGTTAAATACCAGGTTTGCCTCGGCTGGAAAATAATCATGGATTTCTCCATTGAAGTGCAAACCTGAGTTCGGTTCCAGTGGCACTGAGTACTTTGGGTGTGATTATTATAAACCATAATCTGCACCAATGGCTACAAAATGGATTCATTTTACTAAAATAATGTGTtctacccttaaaaaaaaaaaaaggcaattcaagTGTTCCCAGGCAGGGAGGAAAGGGTAGAAAGGTGCCGGTGGTAAGCGTGGAGACGCCAGCATGTCCAGTCTTGGCTGTGTTTTGGGCAGTGAAATTAACTGCAGTGGAAACCAGGTGTTTTCAGAGCAAACCTctaaaaatacagcatgttttTGGCAGGGCGGCCCCAGCTGGGGCAGTCTCCTTTGGTGTGAAGCACACGGAGGGGGTGAGCGTGGAGGTGGCATGCCAGGGCCAAGCAGAGGTTGGGTCAGCCCCCGGCAGCAGAATGCAGTGGCCACTGGATGAGGGGACAGTCCTGAGGATCAGCATGAGCCAGGCCAGCACTGAGGTCAATGATAACAAAGTAAGAagtggggtgctggggtgtgggACCTCCATGAAGGGAGAACATCCTTCCCCAAccagggatttgggggtttgcaGGTAACTGTCAGCTTTTACGCAGAGGGAGGGCAGCCCATCAACCAAGCCGGGGTCTTCCTCACTGGCATCGGTGAGTACGAAGGCTTCTGCAACACAACAATCCCTCTTCAACCCCTCAGCCCCTTGGAATGGGGTGTTTTGATGTGGGAGCAGAGATAGACCCAGGTTTGCTAGGTCTGGGGGGCTTTTGCACCCACCCAACCTTGCTGTACCCTGGGGTCTGTCCATCCAGGGATCTCTCTGGATGTCGACGCAGACCGGGACGGAGTGGTGGAAAAGAACAACCCCAACAAGGTAATTCAACCTCTTTCACTGCACAGAAAGTCCACAGACTTGCAAAAGCCTGAGCTTGCTAAGCCCCCGTGGGGTGTTTTAGGCAAGCTGGACCTGGGGTCCCGAGGGACATGGGGCCATCTTGCTCGTCAGCTGTGACAAGGAGAGCCCCTTCACTCCAGCATCAGACTGTGACGACGAAAGGGTATTCAGCAAAGAAGGTaacagcttccaaaaaaaaaaaaaaatcatataaagcaaaaaaatgctCCATTAGTCCCCCTCTAACTTTTTTTGGAGATGAAATTTTGCTTGAGAACCAACTGCCCATGAGCTGCTCTCCTCCAAGCTGCTGAGTAAGCTTCCCacatgggaaatttttttttaatgccatgcaAACTAATTGCGGTCAAGACGGGGCATGAAGCACAGCCAGAAAAATAGCAGAGGTGCCACCAACAGCAGAGCTTTGCCCAGGGGTGCTTCACATGGGTGAAAGGAACTCAGGGCAAGGcatgctgccagcagccaggaaTACACCCACCTGTTCCTGGAAAACTAAAACCACACAGAGATGGTGCCCATTGGCTTTTTGACACCAGCTGCATCAGGGCtgtgatgggggaaaaaaaggaaaaaaagggggggtatTTGTTTCAAAGCACAAGCCACAAGCTTTGCTAGCAGGACCACAGGTGGTTTTTCCAACTTGCAAAGGCTGATAGCAAGGGAAGAGCAGCTTTCTTGGCATGGGAAATGCAAACCCCAGGAGAGAGCATGCAAGCCAGCCAGAGCTGCATGGTACAATCACCCACCacccaacttttttttgtttgcaccCCAGATTTGCTGGACATGTCTCGGATGGTCTTGAGGACCAAAGGGCCACAGCGCCTGCCGCAGGGGTATGAAATCATTCTCTATATTCCTATCTCCGATGCCGACAAAGTTGGGGTGTTTCATGTGCAGAGTAAGTCCTTCCTCATGTCCtcctctgccccttcctccttGTTTGTGGTGCTTTTGAGATCCCTGCAagctcttttctttccatctctgaCCTGGTCCTCACCATGCTCTTCAAATGGCACTTCTGAAGCAAATCATGCCCTCTGCATCCCTTGGAAAACTTTAGAGATTAACAAGCAGAGGCAGATGCCATAAAGCTATTTATCCAAGGTCATCCAGCAAAggagtagcaaaaaaaaaaaaaaagccacgtgTCCTGACCCCCAGATGACAGCATGACCTCCATGACAGCAACATGCTCTACAACACATTTTCCCCTCCTTATTCCTTATTGTGGGTAGTGATTTATTCCCTGGGACCAAAAGCCCTCATCCAGCCCAGAAATGTGCCATTAAGTAGCTTGGTCTTGTCCCTCCATGCAGAGGCAGTCTGTCAGCAGGAGGATTGGTGGCATTGTCATCCCATGGCATGTCAGAGAGGGCTGCAAGGGCAGAAACCCCATGAAAACATCTTCCCAGTGACTGCTCCATCCAAGGAAAGGCTGTGACATTTTTCCTCACCCTTCTTGTGCACAACTGCAAACTTGCAAGCCCCTTAACTCCTGCTTTAAGGTACTTCTGCCAGATGAAGTTGTATCCACCCACAGAGGCACAGAAGCTCCAGCACAGAGGGATTGCGGTACCTCTTTGCACGCAAGCAAAATAGGCTTGAAACCACCACTGAAACTTTGGAAATTGCTcaccttctcctttctcttcttgcAGACCCCTTCTTTGGGCAGCGCTACGTTCATGTGCTAGGCCGGAGGAAGCTGTACCACACTGTGCAGTACACCGGTGGGGCTGCTGAGCTTGACTTCTTTGTTGAGGGGCTCTGCTTTCCTGATGACACCTTCTCTGGGCTGGTCTCCATCCATGTCAGCCTCCTGGAGACACTGGCTGAGGTCTGGGGGCTCTGGGGAAGCGGTGAAGATGGGAGCCTGCAAGAGCCAGAGGAGCatgcagaaggggatggggattGAACGGAGAGCAGTCCCCATTAATTTACCCCAAAACTGACTTCAGGAGTAGGATATTTGGGGGGAAAAGTGGTCAACAGGGTGCGGAAAGTACCTGATTTCTGCTTGCCTCCCCAGGGTATCCCACACACACCAATCTTCACCGACACAGTAGTGTTCAGGGTAGCACCGTGGATCATGACCCCCAACACTTTGGCACCGGTGAATGTCTTCGTCTGCAGGTAAAGGCCAAGGGATGATGCCTTCCCAGCCAAATCAGCATCAGTCCCATAGTCTCCCTGGAGGTCACAGAAACAGGCTGGGGAGGTGATgggcagagggaaagggagatgCCTGCAGGGGATACCCATCCTCCAGCAGCCCTTcgttcccttccctcctgccatcCACTTTCCCAGCATGAAGGACAACTACCTCTTCATCAAGGAGATAAAAAACCTGGTGAACAAGGCTGGCTGTGAGCTGAAGGCTTGCTTTGGCTACATTAACCGTGGGGACCGCTGGATGCAGGTAGGTGGGCACCAGAGAGGGGGCAAAGCTTTCCCTCCCTGCTGATGTGCCCCATGagggttttccttccttctttaggATGAGATTGAGTTTGGCTACACCCATGCTCCCCATAAAAGCTTCCCAGTGGTGCTAGACTCCCCTCGAGATGGAGGTCTGGAGCAATTCCCCATCAAGGAGCTGCTGGTAAGAGCAGAACAGTCACTTACATTGCCCAAGGAGCAGCTTGAAGGTTTTTATGCTTAACCTTTCCTAAAATCCCACTTCCACTTGGCTCCTTGGAGGCCCTACAATGGCATCTGGAAAACCTTTTATCCAGAAGGTGCTGGAtgagaggggaaaggaggagctCACATGTCTGGGAACAAAAGACTCCTGCTGAGCTCCAGGACAGGAGTGGCTTTCTTCAACCTGAGTATCCCAGCAATGGGCTggttcttcctttcctcctctacACCTGTGAATATGCAGCAGCTCCCAAgcaagagaggaaaggaaagcatgAGAGGGGTCAATTTACTTCCTCAGAAGAGAACAAGATGCAGCCAGCTGCCAAAAACATCCCCGTGGGGCTG from Accipiter gentilis chromosome 1, bAccGen1.1, whole genome shotgun sequence includes these protein-coding regions:
- the LOC126039792 gene encoding protein-arginine deiminase type-2-like encodes the protein MLGDRTLRLQHGNRIEALCVLGTHISADVYGAAPAGAVSFGVKHTEGVSVEVACQGQAEVGSAPGSRMQWPLDEGTVLRISMSQASTEVNDNKVTVSFYAEGGQPINQAGVFLTGIGISLDVDADRDGVVEKNNPNKASWTWGPEGHGAILLVSCDKESPFTPASDCDDERVFSKEDLLDMSRMVLRTKGPQRLPQGYEIILYIPISDADKVGVFHVQNPFFGQRYVHVLGRRKLYHTVQYTGGAAELDFFVEGLCFPDDTFSGLVSIHVSLLETLAEGIPHTPIFTDTVVFRVAPWIMTPNTLAPVNVFVCSMKDNYLFIKEIKNLVNKAGCELKACFGYINRGDRWMQDEIEFGYTHAPHKSFPVVLDSPRDGGLEQFPIKELLGPDFGYVTREPLFEAISSLDSFGNLEVSPPVTVAGKEYPLGRILIGSSFPTAAGRRMTRVVRDFLYAQQVQAPVELYSDWLSVGHVDEFVTFVPTSDAKRFRMLMASPAACYKLFREKQKEGQGEATMFKGYLGTDTKRVTINKVLSNDNLVQQNQYVQRCIDWNRDVLKKELGLTEEDIVDLPALFKLDKQGKAVPYFPNMVTMIILAKDLGIPKPFGPVMGGECCLERQTRSLLEPLGLRCCFLEEVASYHGRLGEVRCGTNVQRQPFAFKWWHVTP